The following are from one region of the Takifugu rubripes chromosome 16, fTakRub1.2, whole genome shotgun sequence genome:
- the cep43 gene encoding centrosomal protein 43 isoform X2: MSAAEDDTELRDLLIQNLEKSGIMNKLKAEMRAAVFLAMEEQDKLEKKVPVVNENLKRCLNTEDGQLMVGLILDFLQVFHLDFTLSVFRPEINSGNGLDGRDAVCRELCLSPSDSNRNSPLLLELIRRIRHGANQSPRFNGQSERGPATAERQETHLDLDLEEEDHHDGDSFFDDPLPKPQKTYGWKAETSKTRTSPAGSLSESQRLGDGEDNVSEHRDSRETSCRDSKSPNNRSSLLHLGDLEYGDDFNSHRSILSKSDVSIGEEIEEVSIEGPEHSDKFEGSTEDVSVSQLSHSHGASYMEDVA; the protein is encoded by the exons ATGTCGGCCGCGGAGGACGACACGGAGCTGAGAGACCTGTTGAtccagaacctggagaagagtgGAATAATGAACAAGCTTAAG GCAGAAATGAGGGCAGCAGTGTTCCTGGCAATGGAAGAGCAGGACAAACTGGAG AAAAAAGTGCCTGTCGTCAACGAGAACTTGAAAAGGTGTCTCAACACTGAAGATG gtcaactCATGGTCGGGCTGATCCTGGATTTCCTGCAGGTGTTCCATCTGGATTTCACCTTGTCTGTGTTCCGGCCAGAGATCAACTCT GGAAACGGTCTGGATGGGAGGGACGCAGTCTGCAGAGAACTGTGCCTGTCTCCATCTGACAGCAACAGGAATTCTCCACTGCTGCTAGAGCTAATCAGGAGGATACGACACGGCGCCAACCAG AGTCCAAGATTTAATGGCCAGAGTGAGAGAGGACCTGCAACAGCAGAG AGGCAGGAGACGcatctggacctggacctggaggaggaggaccaccACGACGGAGATTCATTTTTTGACGATCCACTGCCCAAACCACAGAAGACTTATGGCTG GAAAGCGGAGACATCCAAGACCAGAACCAGTCCAGCTGGGTCCCTCTCTGAGAGCCAGAGACTGGGAGATGGAGAAGACAACGTGTCAGAACACCGGG ATTCCAGAGAGACCAGCTGCCGAGACTCAAAGTCACCAAACAACAGAAGTTCTTTGCTACATTTAG GGGACCTTGAATATGGTGATGACTTTAACAG CCATCGCTCCATCTTGTCCAAGAGTGACGTGAGCATCGGTGAGGAGATCGAGGAGGTTTCCATCGAGGGTCCAGAGCACAGTGACAAG TTTGAAGGAAGCACCGAGGACGTCAGCGTGTCTCAGCTCAGCCACAGTCACGGAGCCAGTTACATGGAGGATGTAGCCTGA
- the cep43 gene encoding centrosomal protein 43 isoform X1, with translation MSAAEDDTELRDLLIQNLEKSGIMNKLKAEMRAAVFLAMEEQDKLEKKVPVVNENLKRCLNTEDGQLMVGLILDFLQVFHLDFTLSVFRPEINSGNGLDGRDAVCRELCLSPSDSNRNSPLLLELIRRIRHGANQSPRFNGQSERGPATAERSQRQETHLDLDLEEEDHHDGDSFFDDPLPKPQKTYGWKAETSKTRTSPAGSLSESQRLGDGEDNVSEHRDSRETSCRDSKSPNNRSSLLHLGDLEYGDDFNSHRSILSKSDVSIGEEIEEVSIEGPEHSDKFEGSTEDVSVSQLSHSHGASYMEDVA, from the exons ATGTCGGCCGCGGAGGACGACACGGAGCTGAGAGACCTGTTGAtccagaacctggagaagagtgGAATAATGAACAAGCTTAAG GCAGAAATGAGGGCAGCAGTGTTCCTGGCAATGGAAGAGCAGGACAAACTGGAG AAAAAAGTGCCTGTCGTCAACGAGAACTTGAAAAGGTGTCTCAACACTGAAGATG gtcaactCATGGTCGGGCTGATCCTGGATTTCCTGCAGGTGTTCCATCTGGATTTCACCTTGTCTGTGTTCCGGCCAGAGATCAACTCT GGAAACGGTCTGGATGGGAGGGACGCAGTCTGCAGAGAACTGTGCCTGTCTCCATCTGACAGCAACAGGAATTCTCCACTGCTGCTAGAGCTAATCAGGAGGATACGACACGGCGCCAACCAG AGTCCAAGATTTAATGGCCAGAGTGAGAGAGGACCTGCAACAGCAGAG CGTTCACAGAGGCAGGAGACGcatctggacctggacctggaggaggaggaccaccACGACGGAGATTCATTTTTTGACGATCCACTGCCCAAACCACAGAAGACTTATGGCTG GAAAGCGGAGACATCCAAGACCAGAACCAGTCCAGCTGGGTCCCTCTCTGAGAGCCAGAGACTGGGAGATGGAGAAGACAACGTGTCAGAACACCGGG ATTCCAGAGAGACCAGCTGCCGAGACTCAAAGTCACCAAACAACAGAAGTTCTTTGCTACATTTAG GGGACCTTGAATATGGTGATGACTTTAACAG CCATCGCTCCATCTTGTCCAAGAGTGACGTGAGCATCGGTGAGGAGATCGAGGAGGTTTCCATCGAGGGTCCAGAGCACAGTGACAAG TTTGAAGGAAGCACCGAGGACGTCAGCGTGTCTCAGCTCAGCCACAGTCACGGAGCCAGTTACATGGAGGATGTAGCCTGA
- the ccr6a gene encoding C-C chemokine receptor type 6a isoform X1 codes for MNWSQDNESMNDWPGPCSNENARNVEVVLGLYVHSIICLLGFLGNCLVIITYAFYKKTKSMTDIFLLNVAVADLLFVLSLPLIVYNQLWSWPMGAAVCKLLRGSYSVNLYSGTLLLACISADRYVAIVQVRRSFRLRSLPHSRLICVVVWTAAVLLSVPTFYFYNWYQPSHSFEAFMLDDDNLTSLVPEHVCEFQFPDVGTAWRTKVSVPSTQLAVGFILPLLIMAFCYSAVILTLLRARNFQRHKAVRVVLAVVVVFIGCHLPYNVTLLYDTITMFQHKSCEESDLLSVTKTVTQTLAYLHCCLNPVLYAFVGVKFRNHFKRIIQDLWCLGATYRRPRHLSRVTSEIYVSTRRSQDGSSDNGSSFTM; via the coding sequence ATGAATTGGTCTCAGGACAACGAGAGCATGAACGACTGGCCTGGACCGTGTTCCAATGAGAACGCTCGGAACGTGGAGGTGGTCCTTGGCCTGTATGTGCACTCCATCATCTGCCTGCTGGGGTTCCTGGGAAACTGTCTGGTCATCATTACCTACGCCTTCTACAAGAAGACAAAGTCCATGACTGACATCTTCCTCCTCAATGTGGCCGTGGCCGACCTGCTCTTCGTGCTCTCGCTGCCGCTCATCGTCTACAACCAGCTGTGGTCCTGGCCAATGGGGGCGGCGGTGTGCAAGCTCCTGCGAGGTTCCTACAGCGTCAACCTCTACAGCGGAACGCTGCTGCTAGCTTGCATCAGCGCTGACCGTTATGTCGCCATCGTTCAGGTGCGCCGCAGCTTCAGGCTGCGCTCGTTGCCGCACAGCCGTCTCATCTGCGTCGTCGTCTGGACTGCAGCGGTCCTGCTGTCCGTCCCCACGTTCTACTTTTACAACTGGTATCAGCCTTCTCACAGCTTTGAGGCCTTCATGCTAGATGATGACAATCTCACCTCCTTGGTGCCTGAGCATGTCTGTGAATTCCAGTTCCCGGACGTCGGCACGGCCTGGAGGACCAAAGTGTCGGTCCCCAGCACCCAGCTGGCTGTGGGCTTCATCCTGCCATTGCTCATCATGGCGTTCTGCTACAGTGCCGTCATTCTCACGCTGCTGAGAGCCAGGAATTTCCAGCGCCACAAGGCAGTGCGGGTGGTCTTGGCCGTGGTGGTGGTCTTCATTGGGTGTCACTTACCCTACAACGTGACGCTGCTCTATGACACCATCACCATGTTCCAACACAAGTCCTGTGAGGAGTCTGACCTTCTGAGTGTGACCAAGACGGTGACACAGACGCTTGCTTACCTGCACTGCTGCCTGAACCCGGTTCTCTATGCCTTCGTTGGTGTCAAGTTCAGAAACCACTTCAAGAGAATCATCCAGGATCTGTGGTGTCTGGGCGCCACTTATAGAAGACCACGGCACCTCTCCAGGGTTACTTCAGAGATCTATGTGTCCACTCGCCGCTCCCAGGACGGATCCAGCGATAATGGCTCATCCTTCACCATGTAG
- the ccr6a gene encoding C-C chemokine receptor type 6 (The RefSeq protein has 2 substitutions compared to this genomic sequence) has product MNWSQDNESMNDWPGPCSNENARNVEVVLGLYVHSIICLLGFLGNCLVIITYAFYKKTKSMTDIFLLNVAVADLLFVLSLPLIVYNQLWSWPMGAAVCKLLRGSYSVNLYSGTLLLACISADRYVAIVQVRRSFRLRSLPHSRLICVVVWTAAVLLSVPTFYFYNWYQPSHSFEAFMLDDDNLTTSVPEHVCEFQFPDVGTAWRTKVSVPSTQLAVGFILPLLIMAFCYSAVILTLLRARNFQRHKAVRVVLAVVVVFIGCHLPYNVTLLYDTITMFQHKSCEESDLLSVTKTVTQTLAYLHCCLNPVLYAFVGVKFRNHFKRIIQDLWCLGATYRRPRHLSRVTSEIYVSTRRSQDGSSDNGSSFTM; this is encoded by the coding sequence ATGAATTGGTCTCAGGACAACGAGAGCATGAACGACTGGCCTGGACCGTGTTCCAATGAGAACGCTCGGAACGTGGAGGTGGTCCTTGGCCTGTATGTGCACTCCATCATCTGCCTGCTGGGGTTCCTGGGAAACTGTCTGGTCATCATTACCTACGCCTTCTACAAGAAGACAAAGTCCATGACTGACATCTTCCTCCTCAATGTGGCCGTGGCCGACCTGCTCTTCGTGCTCTCGCTGCCGCTCATCGTCTACAACCAGCTGTGGTCCTGGCCAATGGGGGCGGCGGTGTGCAAGCTCCTGCGAGGTTCCTACAGCGTCAACCTCTACAGCGGAACGCTGCTGCTAGCTTGCATCAGCGCTGACCGTTATGTCGCCATCGTTCAGGTGCGCCGCAGCTTCAGGCTGCGCTCGTTGCCGCACAGCCGTCTCATCTGCGTCGTCGTCTGGACTGCAGCGGTCCTGCTGTCCGTCCCCACGTTCTACTTTTACAACTGGTATCAGCCTTCTCACAGCTTTGAGGCCTTCATGCTAGATGATGACAATCTCACCTCCTTGGTGCCTGAGCATGTCTGTGAATTCCAGTTCCCGGACGTCGGCACGGCCTGGAGGACCAAAGTGTCGGTCCCCAGCACCCAGCTGGCTGTGGGCTTCATCCTGCCATTGCTCATCATGGCGTTCTGCTACAGTGCCGTCATTCTCACGCTGCTGAGAGCCAGGAATTTCCAGCGCCACAAGGCAGTGCGGGTGGTCTTGGCCGTGGTGGTGGTCTTCATTGGGTGTCACTTACCCTACAACGTGACGCTGCTCTATGACACCATCACCATGTTCCAACACAAGTCCTGTGAGGAGTCTGACCTTCTGAGTGTGACCAAGACGGTGACACAGACGCTTGCTTACCTGCACTGCTGCCTGAACCCGGTTCTCTATGCCTTCGTTGGTGTCAAGTTCAGAAACCACTTCAAGAGAATCATCCAGGATCTGTGGTGTCTGGGCGCCACTTATAGAAGACCACGGCACCTCTCCAGGGTTACTTCAGAGATCTATGTGTCCACTCGCCGCTCCCAGGACGGATCCAGCGATAATGGCTCATCCTTCACCATGTAG